One genomic region from Natrinema caseinilyticum encodes:
- a CDS encoding MoaD/ThiS family protein, which yields METVVTVYGPLRSATGAKTVTLEWSGGTVADAMAALVDAYPRAEGYLYDGDTVRPSVRATVDGERTEFEHRVPDDATLTVVPAVQGGSREDASR from the coding sequence ATGGAGACCGTAGTCACGGTGTACGGCCCCCTGCGGAGCGCGACTGGTGCCAAAACGGTGACACTCGAGTGGTCGGGTGGAACGGTCGCCGATGCCATGGCCGCCCTCGTCGACGCGTATCCGCGGGCGGAAGGATACCTCTACGATGGCGATACCGTCCGACCGAGCGTCAGAGCGACGGTCGACGGGGAGCGCACCGAGTTCGAGCACCGAGTGCCGGACGACGCGACGCTGACGGTGGTCCCGGCCGTTCAGGGCGGATCCAGAGAGGACGCGAGTCGGTAA
- a CDS encoding phosphoribosylaminoimidazolesuccinocarboxamide synthase, with protein sequence MTSVKEFRIEEEATATDLGRGSFVFTDDYSVFDWGKMPDQIPQKGASLCAMGAFNFELLESEGVPTHYRGVVENGDVIQLENASHPPSEMAIDLTQVPDLPHEGREYEYDRYHDAAGENYLIPLEIVFRNRVPVGSSLRRRTAPADHGLEFDEWPDEAVDLDDPIVEFSTKYEEGDRYLERDEADAIAGAADIEDLASVAREVNRIVTDQASSAGLVHEDGKIECLYYRGEIRVADVVGTFDENRFSYEGTQLSKEVLRQYHKRTQPEWVQAVEAAKAEAKRADVADWKSLCDVDPEPLADGVLETARDMYCSGANAYTGREIFDAPPLSTAIGAVRRL encoded by the coding sequence GTGACGAGCGTCAAAGAATTCCGCATCGAGGAAGAAGCGACTGCGACGGACCTCGGTCGGGGCTCGTTCGTCTTCACGGACGACTATTCGGTGTTCGACTGGGGAAAGATGCCCGACCAGATCCCGCAGAAAGGTGCGAGCCTCTGTGCGATGGGCGCGTTCAACTTCGAACTCCTCGAGAGCGAAGGGGTCCCAACTCACTATCGGGGCGTCGTCGAGAACGGTGACGTTATCCAACTCGAGAACGCGTCTCACCCGCCCTCGGAGATGGCTATCGACCTCACGCAAGTGCCCGACCTGCCACACGAGGGACGGGAGTACGAGTACGACCGCTACCACGACGCGGCCGGCGAGAACTATCTGATTCCGCTCGAAATCGTCTTCCGAAACCGCGTCCCGGTCGGCTCGAGCCTCCGGCGCCGGACCGCACCCGCCGATCACGGCCTCGAATTCGACGAGTGGCCGGACGAGGCCGTCGACCTGGACGACCCGATCGTCGAATTTTCGACGAAGTACGAGGAAGGCGACCGTTACTTAGAGCGCGACGAAGCCGACGCGATCGCGGGCGCGGCCGACATCGAGGACCTCGCGTCGGTCGCCCGCGAGGTCAATCGGATCGTCACCGACCAGGCCAGTTCGGCCGGACTCGTCCACGAGGACGGCAAGATCGAGTGCCTGTACTATCGGGGTGAAATCCGCGTCGCCGACGTCGTCGGCACGTTCGACGAAAACCGATTCAGCTACGAGGGGACGCAGCTCTCGAAGGAGGTGCTGCGCCAGTACCACAAGCGCACCCAGCCCGAGTGGGTGCAGGCCGTCGAAGCCGCGAAAGCCGAAGCAAAGCGAGCGGACGTCGCCGACTGGAAGTCGCTGTGCGACGTGGACCCCGAACCGCTCGCGGACGGCGTCCTCGAGACGGCCCGCGACATGTACTGTTCGGGCGCAAATGCGTACACCGGTCGTGAGATCTTCGACGCACCGCCGCTCTCGACCGCGATCGGCGCGGTCCGACGTCTCTGA
- a CDS encoding potassium channel family protein, whose product MDYLHFALGSVLLATVVVDLLWTTIWVEGGAGPLTSRLLAWAWSGFRRIGDRNSRLLTLSGPLCLVIGLTVWISLLWAGWTLIFASADSAIIDTIDGGPVSWLDRLYFTGYTIFTLGNGDFAPRDGIWQFVTTLATASGMLFVTLSVTYVLSVLDAVTQKRSFASNVSGLGTRSAEILRTSWDGDEFRGLDVPLNELTSQLNVLTENHKAYPILHYFHSRQSDRAPVTSIAILDDALTLLRFGVPESDRPSDTIVKNARMSVHSYLGTVHETFIEPADRSPPDPALDSLREAGIPTVSNEEFAASLSDLTERRRTVLGLVESDVREWPSLDGRRPGS is encoded by the coding sequence GTGGATTACCTCCACTTTGCTCTCGGGAGCGTGCTTCTCGCTACCGTCGTCGTGGACCTCCTGTGGACGACGATCTGGGTTGAGGGGGGTGCGGGTCCGCTCACATCGCGGCTGCTGGCGTGGGCGTGGAGTGGCTTCCGACGAATTGGAGATCGGAACTCCCGTCTGCTCACGCTCTCTGGACCGCTCTGTCTCGTGATCGGCCTCACTGTCTGGATCTCCCTTCTGTGGGCGGGCTGGACGCTCATCTTCGCGAGCGCCGACTCTGCCATCATCGATACGATCGACGGCGGACCGGTCTCCTGGCTGGACCGTCTCTATTTTACCGGATACACGATATTCACGCTGGGAAACGGTGATTTCGCCCCACGGGATGGTATCTGGCAGTTCGTGACCACGCTCGCGACGGCCAGCGGAATGTTGTTCGTCACCCTGAGCGTCACCTACGTTCTTTCCGTCCTCGACGCCGTCACGCAGAAACGGTCGTTCGCGAGTAACGTGAGCGGTCTCGGAACGCGGAGCGCCGAAATCCTTCGAACGAGCTGGGACGGCGACGAGTTTCGAGGCCTCGACGTGCCCCTGAACGAACTCACCTCGCAACTAAACGTGCTCACGGAGAACCACAAGGCGTACCCGATCTTGCATTATTTCCACAGCAGACAAAGCGACCGTGCGCCGGTGACGAGCATCGCGATCCTCGACGACGCGCTCACGCTGCTTCGTTTCGGCGTCCCCGAATCGGATCGTCCGAGCGACACCATCGTGAAAAACGCGCGGATGAGCGTCCACAGTTATCTCGGGACGGTCCACGAGACGTTTATCGAACCCGCGGATCGGTCTCCACCCGACCCGGCTCTCGACTCGCTTCGCGAGGCAGGAATCCCGACCGTTTCCAACGAGGAGTTCGCCGCGTCCCTCTCGGATCTGACCGAACGCCGGAGGACGGTGCTCGGTCTCGTCGAGTCGGACGTCCGGGAGTGGCCGTCCCTGGACGGACGGCGTCCCGGTTCGTGA
- the cofH gene encoding 7,8-didemethyl-8-hydroxy-5-deazariboflavin synthase subunit CofH has protein sequence MERPVTEADLTFEHVPETDQSFENALAKARDGDRLTVDDAIELLTTGTDREGIDRTRKERVLEAADRRRAETVGEEVTFIANLNNNVTTACNVGCLFCNFKDAAHTFERETDIETAGFTKTPAESREIVADAVERGIYEVTSVSGLHPAFALDDEHREILEAHSNPKAVNYKSPDLYATSPGTYTEQMTAMSVDGVHVHSMTPEEAYHARRGTDWSYEEVYRRLRDAGLDTVPGTAAEILVDEVRDVICPGKIDTDGWLEAMEAAATVGFDMTATIMYGHVENEAHRAVHLKRVRDLQDRTGTITEFVPLSFIHQNTPLYEHDVVSGGASTDEDELMIAVSRLFLDNVDHIQSSWVKYGDQQGLKLLSCGADDFMGTILSEEITKRAGGEFGEYRSFADYVDLVRSIGRIPVERSTDYEKRRVIDPDQSPIGPQLGPKADGTPLLTREERDERETRTAPADD, from the coding sequence ATGGAGCGACCGGTGACCGAGGCCGACCTCACGTTCGAACACGTTCCCGAGACCGACCAGTCCTTCGAGAACGCACTGGCAAAGGCACGCGACGGCGACCGTCTCACGGTCGACGACGCGATCGAGTTACTCACCACGGGGACCGACCGTGAGGGGATCGATCGGACGCGCAAGGAGCGCGTCCTCGAGGCGGCCGACCGCCGCCGCGCGGAGACCGTCGGCGAGGAGGTCACGTTCATCGCGAACCTCAACAACAACGTCACGACGGCCTGTAACGTGGGCTGTCTGTTCTGTAACTTCAAAGATGCCGCCCACACCTTCGAGCGCGAGACCGATATCGAGACGGCGGGATTCACGAAGACGCCCGCCGAGTCGCGCGAGATCGTCGCCGACGCGGTCGAACGCGGCATCTACGAGGTCACGTCCGTTTCCGGCCTTCACCCCGCGTTCGCACTCGACGACGAACACCGGGAGATACTCGAGGCGCATTCGAACCCGAAGGCGGTCAACTACAAGTCCCCTGACCTGTACGCGACGAGTCCCGGAACCTACACCGAGCAGATGACCGCGATGAGCGTCGACGGGGTTCACGTCCACTCGATGACGCCGGAAGAGGCGTATCACGCGCGACGCGGGACCGACTGGTCGTACGAAGAAGTCTACCGGCGGCTGCGAGATGCGGGGCTCGATACGGTCCCCGGCACGGCCGCCGAGATCCTCGTCGACGAAGTCAGGGACGTGATCTGCCCCGGAAAGATCGACACCGACGGCTGGCTCGAGGCCATGGAGGCCGCCGCGACCGTCGGTTTCGACATGACGGCGACGATCATGTACGGTCACGTCGAAAACGAAGCCCACCGCGCGGTGCACCTGAAACGGGTCCGCGACTTACAAGACCGGACCGGGACGATCACGGAGTTCGTTCCGCTTTCTTTCATCCACCAGAATACCCCGCTGTACGAACATGACGTGGTATCCGGTGGCGCGAGTACCGACGAGGACGAACTGATGATCGCCGTCTCGCGGCTCTTCCTCGACAACGTCGATCACATCCAGTCTTCGTGGGTCAAGTACGGCGACCAGCAGGGGTTGAAGCTGCTCTCCTGTGGCGCCGACGACTTCATGGGGACGATCCTCTCCGAGGAGATTACCAAACGGGCCGGCGGGGAGTTCGGCGAGTACCGATCGTTCGCCGACTACGTCGACCTCGTGCGTTCGATCGGCCGGATCCCCGTCGAACGGTCGACCGACTACGAGAAACGTCGCGTGATCGATCCCGACCAGTCTCCCATCGGCCCCCAACTCGGCCCGAAAGCGGACGGAACCCCGCTGCTGACTCGCGAAGAACGTGACGAACGCGAAACCCGGACCGCGCCCGCGGACGATTGA
- a CDS encoding SDR family NAD(P)-dependent oxidoreductase: MRLKDKTAFITGAGSGLGREAAELFAEEGATIVAADVDHEGAEETIGRVEDAGGEGTALEVDVRDSDAVHAAVDEAVSAFGLDIMLNNAGISHGRTAVEDIDEDERDRVIDVNVKGVWNGCHAVIPHFREQGSGAIVNTASLAGVIGAPQLGAYSLTKGAVVNFTRTVAAEVGPNGVRANAVCPGVTDTPMPRKNQTEAEWEATKEEMARHYPLKRLGRPEDIANAMLFLASDEADWITGQALVVDGGFSCS, from the coding sequence ATGCGACTCAAAGACAAGACCGCATTTATCACTGGCGCAGGGTCCGGCCTCGGTCGGGAGGCCGCCGAACTGTTCGCCGAAGAGGGCGCAACGATCGTCGCAGCAGACGTCGACCACGAGGGTGCCGAGGAGACGATCGGCCGGGTCGAAGACGCTGGGGGGGAGGGAACGGCACTCGAGGTCGACGTTCGCGACTCGGACGCGGTTCACGCGGCCGTCGACGAGGCGGTCTCGGCGTTCGGTCTCGATATCATGCTCAACAACGCCGGAATCAGTCACGGCCGCACCGCGGTCGAGGATATCGACGAGGACGAGCGCGACCGCGTTATCGACGTGAACGTCAAGGGCGTCTGGAACGGCTGTCACGCGGTGATCCCGCATTTCAGGGAGCAAGGGTCGGGGGCGATCGTGAACACGGCCTCGCTGGCCGGCGTCATCGGTGCGCCACAGCTGGGAGCGTACTCGCTGACGAAGGGCGCGGTCGTCAACTTCACCCGCACGGTCGCGGCGGAGGTCGGTCCGAACGGCGTCCGGGCGAACGCGGTCTGCCCGGGCGTGACGGACACGCCGATGCCCCGAAAGAACCAGACCGAAGCGGAGTGGGAAGCGACCAAAGAGGAGATGGCCCGTCACTATCCGCTCAAGCGACTCGGCCGGCCCGAAGACATCGCCAACGCGATGCTGTTCCTGGCGAGCGACGAGGCCGACTGGATCACCGGGCAGGCGCTGGTCGTCGACGGCGGCTTCTCCTGTTCGTAG
- a CDS encoding nucleoside deaminase, whose amino-acid sequence MSTDESYVRRAIELSRSAVENGNTPFGSLLVIDDDVVRTDENTTLTEDDIAAHPEFKLARWAARELEAAEREACTMYTSTEPCPMCASAIAYAGLERVVYSVSVDSLADVRDDGVIEIPCEEVFDRADARTDVDGPIREAEGLAVHDAYF is encoded by the coding sequence ATGTCGACGGACGAATCCTACGTGCGGCGGGCGATCGAACTCTCGAGGTCGGCGGTCGAGAACGGTAACACGCCCTTCGGCTCGCTGCTCGTGATCGACGACGACGTCGTCCGGACGGACGAGAACACCACGCTCACCGAGGACGACATCGCGGCGCATCCGGAGTTCAAACTCGCCCGGTGGGCCGCACGCGAACTCGAGGCGGCCGAGCGCGAGGCGTGTACGATGTACACCAGTACGGAGCCGTGTCCGATGTGTGCGAGCGCGATCGCGTACGCCGGGCTCGAGCGGGTCGTCTACAGCGTCTCCGTCGACTCGCTCGCGGACGTTCGAGACGACGGCGTGATCGAAATCCCCTGCGAGGAGGTCTTCGACCGGGCCGACGCGAGGACGGACGTCGACGGACCGATCCGAGAAGCGGAGGGACTCGCGGTTCACGACGCGTATTTCTAG